The following coding sequences lie in one Apium graveolens cultivar Ventura chromosome 1, ASM990537v1, whole genome shotgun sequence genomic window:
- the LOC141678759 gene encoding mitochondrial intermembrane space import and assembly protein 40 homolog, with protein MGQVQSQGSERSMEEASAAKPTQESSSPPSMESLMAEAAAFGNEDENASLDAKAQKALECPCLDDLRKGPCGSQFSGAFLCFLKSTAEEKGSDCVHPFVALQNCIKANPGAFSKDILEDEEVAKDEKPPQQYKVIPPVWSVEKKQKPIPKL; from the exons ATGGGACAAGTACAGAGTCAGGGTAGTGAAAGAAGTATGGAGGAAGCATCAGCAGCTAAACCCACCCAGGAATCCTCTTCACCTCCTTCCATGGAATCACTAATGGCTG AAGCGGCAGCATTCGGCAATGAAGATGAGAACGCG TCTCTTGATGCAAAGGCCCAAAAAGCATTGGAGTGCCCTTGTTTAGATGACTTGCGGAAGGGACCTTGTGGTAGCCAGTTTTCAGGAGCTTTCCTGTGTTTCCTCAAAAGTACGGCTGAAGAAAAG GGTTCGGACTGTGTGCATCCATTTGTGGCGTTGCAGAATTGTATTAAAGCTAACCCTGGTGCATTTTCAAAGGACATTTTAGAGGATGAAGAAGTAGCGAAAGATGAAAAGCCACCTCAACAATACAAAGTAATACCTCCGGTTTGGTCAGTTGAGAAGAAACAGAAACCCATTCCTAAGCTTTAA